A stretch of the Filimonas lacunae genome encodes the following:
- a CDS encoding DUF2911 domain-containing protein, with translation MRFFMACLLAAMSVYAQAQQKPTDVDKSPMDVNYWPQNYPILKMNGKAADQPVARVLYSRPQCNGRRIFGELVHYNEIWRMGANEATEVEFFRPVKIYGKTVPKGRYTLYAICNETKWTVAINTEKDYWGLLQNPKKDILRADVPVQKLNDVIEYLTIYFEDVKGGSNLIVMWDNQKISLPITL, from the coding sequence ATGAGATTTTTCATGGCGTGCTTACTGGCTGCCATGTCTGTTTATGCACAGGCACAACAAAAGCCTACGGATGTAGATAAGTCGCCAATGGATGTCAATTACTGGCCGCAGAATTACCCTATTCTTAAAATGAATGGTAAAGCAGCCGATCAGCCCGTTGCCCGCGTATTATACAGCAGGCCTCAATGCAATGGCCGCAGAATATTTGGCGAGCTGGTGCACTACAACGAAATCTGGCGTATGGGCGCCAACGAAGCCACTGAGGTTGAATTTTTCCGCCCGGTAAAAATATATGGTAAAACAGTGCCTAAAGGCCGTTATACCCTGTATGCCATTTGCAACGAAACCAAATGGACGGTGGCTATTAACACCGAGAAAGATTATTGGGGTTTATTACAGAACCCTAAAAAAGATATCCTTCGTGCCGATGTTCCGGTACAGAAACTGAACGATGTAATTGAGTATCTTACCATTTACTTTGAAGATGTGAAGGGCGGATCTAACCTGATTGTTATGTGGGATAACCAGAAGATAAGCCTGCCTATTACTTTATAA
- a CDS encoding DinB family protein: MSLLKNIAQHVLDVHLGDNWTDVNIKDTLKGVTYKEAISITIASPNSIAMLLHHLTFYNEVVLQRLLDIYEPIPQSNGFDMPRITTEEGWQQLQHKNRQSAHALAEGILQFPEERLFELTANGQTTFYKNLHGVVEHAHYHLGQIVILKHLV, from the coding sequence ATGAGCTTGCTGAAAAACATTGCCCAGCATGTACTGGATGTGCATTTGGGCGATAACTGGACCGATGTAAATATCAAAGACACATTAAAGGGCGTAACCTACAAAGAAGCTATTTCCATTACCATTGCTTCGCCCAACAGCATTGCTATGCTGCTGCATCATCTTACCTTTTACAACGAAGTAGTATTGCAAAGGTTACTGGACATTTATGAGCCTATTCCGCAATCGAATGGGTTTGACATGCCACGCATTACTACTGAAGAAGGCTGGCAGCAATTGCAGCATAAAAACAGGCAGTCGGCCCATGCATTGGCGGAAGGCATTTTACAGTTTCCGGAAGAACGGCTGTTTGAACTTACCGCCAACGGGCAAACTACGTTTTATAAAAACCTGCATGGTGTGGTAGAACATGCCCACTATCATCTTGGGCAGATAGTGATATTAAAGCACCTGGTGTAA
- a CDS encoding TIGR02757 family protein — translation MEENTQEKLKDFFNRKVAQYNQPSFIKDDPVCIPHLFTKKQDIEIAAFFAATFAWGNRTIIIKKSKELMGLMDNSPHEFCLNPGVDGLKRLTEFKHRTFNATDLLYFVEFLQHHYNQHDSLETAFTRWGTEVEAMLTGFHHYFFSLEDAPLRTRKHVATPYKGSNCKRLNMFLRWMVRRDKNGVDFGIWRTMKPSQLICPVDLHVARVAKRFQLLHRTTMDWQAALELTGYLRTLDAKDPVKYDFALFGLGVIEKYH, via the coding sequence ATGGAAGAGAACACGCAGGAAAAGCTGAAAGATTTTTTCAATAGAAAGGTTGCGCAGTACAATCAGCCATCGTTTATAAAAGACGACCCTGTTTGTATTCCGCACCTTTTTACTAAAAAGCAGGATATAGAAATAGCGGCCTTTTTTGCCGCTACATTTGCCTGGGGCAACCGCACCATCATTATTAAGAAGTCGAAAGAACTGATGGGGCTAATGGACAACAGCCCGCATGAGTTTTGCCTGAACCCTGGTGTGGATGGGTTAAAGCGCTTAACCGAGTTTAAACACCGCACTTTTAACGCTACCGACTTACTGTATTTTGTAGAGTTTTTACAGCACCACTATAACCAGCACGATAGCCTGGAAACAGCTTTTACCCGCTGGGGCACTGAAGTGGAAGCTATGCTTACCGGTTTTCATCATTATTTTTTTTCGCTGGAAGATGCTCCGTTGCGTACACGCAAACACGTGGCTACCCCCTACAAAGGCAGCAATTGTAAACGCCTGAACATGTTTTTACGCTGGATGGTAAGGCGCGATAAAAACGGGGTGGATTTTGGCATATGGCGCACCATGAAGCCCTCACAGCTGATTTGCCCGGTAGACCTGCATGTGGCCAGGGTGGCCAAACGTTTTCAATTATTACACCGTACCACAATGGATTGGCAGGCGGCATTGGAATTAACCGGTTATTTACGAACTTTAGATGCTAAAGACCCGGTTAAATATGATTTTGCCTTGTTTGGCCTGGGTGTGATTGAAAAATACCATTAA
- a CDS encoding cystathionine gamma-synthase, producing MKLATKLIHAGAEPDPSTGAVMTPIYQTSTFVQTAPGQHQGYEYARSQNPTRFALERAFAEIENGKYGLAFSSGVAATDAVIKLLQPGDEVIAASDMYGGTYRLFTKVFEKFGIKFHYVNMQQADNIVPFINSNTKLVWTETPTNPLMSIVDIAAIAAITQKHSILLCVDNTFASPYLQNPLDLGADIVMHSATKYLGGHSDVIQGALMMNDTALRDQLYFIQKSCGAVPGPQDCFLVLRGIKTLHLRMQRHCENGEQVARYLRNHPKVGKVYWCGFEDHPNYHIAKKQMRDFGGMLSFELKDTSIEAANKVLSSTRIFALAESLGGVESLINHPATMTHASIPREERLKNGLSDCLIRLSVGVEDVEDLIADLEQAIG from the coding sequence ATGAAACTTGCCACTAAATTGATACATGCCGGGGCAGAGCCAGACCCTTCTACCGGTGCGGTAATGACGCCGATTTATCAAACTTCTACTTTTGTACAAACCGCTCCGGGCCAGCACCAGGGGTATGAATACGCCCGTTCGCAAAACCCTACGCGTTTTGCACTGGAAAGAGCCTTTGCCGAAATTGAAAACGGTAAATATGGCCTGGCCTTTAGCAGCGGTGTAGCGGCTACTGATGCCGTGATAAAACTGTTGCAGCCCGGTGATGAAGTAATTGCAGCCAGCGATATGTATGGTGGCACCTACCGCCTGTTTACCAAAGTGTTTGAAAAGTTTGGTATTAAGTTTCACTATGTGAATATGCAGCAGGCCGATAACATTGTGCCTTTTATCAATAGCAACACCAAACTGGTATGGACCGAAACGCCTACCAACCCGCTGATGAGTATTGTAGACATTGCTGCTATTGCTGCTATTACCCAAAAGCACAGTATTCTGTTGTGTGTAGATAATACGTTTGCATCGCCCTACCTGCAAAACCCGCTTGACCTGGGTGCAGATATAGTAATGCATTCTGCCACCAAATATTTGGGCGGCCATAGCGATGTGATACAGGGCGCTTTGATGATGAATGATACTGCCCTGCGGGATCAGTTATATTTTATTCAGAAAAGTTGCGGAGCGGTGCCAGGCCCGCAGGATTGCTTCCTTGTGTTACGTGGTATTAAAACCCTGCACCTGCGTATGCAGCGTCATTGCGAGAATGGCGAGCAGGTGGCGCGTTACCTGCGCAATCATCCGAAGGTGGGCAAAGTATACTGGTGTGGTTTTGAAGATCATCCGAACTACCACATTGCTAAAAAGCAAATGCGCGACTTCGGTGGCATGTTAAGCTTTGAATTAAAAGATACCAGCATAGAAGCGGCTAATAAAGTATTATCCTCTACCAGAATATTTGCGCTGGCCGAAAGCCTGGGTGGCGTGGAATCGTTGATCAACCATCCGGCAACCATGACGCATGCTTCTATTCCACGTGAAGAAAGGCTGAAAAATGGTTTAAGCGACTGCCTTATCCGTTTAAGTGTGGGTGTGGAAGATGTGGAAGACCTGATTGCAGACCTGGAGCAGGCCATTGGATAA
- a CDS encoding acyl carrier protein phosphodiesterase → MNYLAHAHLSFNEPDILLGNMISDFVKGKQKFTYSEEIQKGIVLHRAIDQFTDEHAVTAEAKKVFKPAIGLYAGAFIDVVYDHFLALDTTERTEGEWKQFSSDTYAVLQQYTYVPERFARMLTYMSSQDWLFNYRYRWGIQNTFKGLSYRATYLNDESATAAYTAFEHNYEHLQACYQQFFPLLKAFAWEQYLYLCKK, encoded by the coding sequence ATGAACTACCTCGCACACGCCCATTTATCGTTTAATGAACCGGACATTTTGCTGGGAAACATGATCAGCGACTTTGTGAAGGGGAAACAGAAATTCACTTACAGTGAAGAGATTCAAAAGGGTATTGTGCTGCACCGGGCAATTGACCAGTTTACAGATGAACATGCGGTTACGGCAGAAGCAAAAAAGGTTTTTAAACCGGCAATAGGATTGTATGCCGGAGCGTTTATTGATGTGGTGTATGATCATTTTCTGGCGCTGGACACCACCGAACGTACAGAGGGGGAATGGAAGCAATTTAGCAGCGACACATATGCTGTGTTACAACAGTATACATATGTTCCTGAGCGTTTTGCACGGATGCTGACATATATGAGTTCGCAGGATTGGTTGTTTAATTACCGTTACCGGTGGGGTATTCAAAATACATTCAAGGGGCTTAGTTATCGGGCCACTTATTTAAACGACGAATCGGCCACTGCTGCTTATACAGCATTTGAACACAATTACGAGCATTTACAAGCTTGCTATCAGCAGTTTTTTCCGCTTTTAAAGGCTTTTGCGTGGGAACAGTACCTTTATCTTTGCAAAAAATAG